The following proteins come from a genomic window of Pelmatolapia mariae isolate MD_Pm_ZW linkage group LG17, Pm_UMD_F_2, whole genome shotgun sequence:
- the LOC134615755 gene encoding leukocyte elastase inhibitor-like — translation MSAVSSSNTAFALELFGTLSQTNPAGNIFVSPLSISSALAMVYLGAKGDTAAQMAQALSFRSGEGVHADFQKLNADINSPCASYILKLANRLYGENTAHFLPDFLEATQKYYQADLKAVDFIGAPEACRAEINSWVEQQTENKIKDLLKPGTVNADTRLALVNAVYFKGNWRNPFDEANTKEMPFKIKKNETVPVQMMHQRKKLPYNYIPDHDLQILELPYVGEELSMFILLPKESSDGSDPLLKLEKELTQERLNEWTDRKNMEDDSEVVLHLPKFKLEEDYELNDPLAKLGMKDVFCSGRADLSGMNGEGRLFLSTVAHKAFVEVNEEGTEAAAATGAVIKLLCYIPDTHFRADHPFLFFIRHNKTKSILFFGRFSSPQ, via the exons ATGTCCGCCGTCAGCAGCTCAAACACAGCCTTTGCCTTGGAGCTGTTCGGCACTCTGAGCCAGACAAACCCTGCTGGAAACATCTTTGTCTCTCCTCTGAGCATCAGCTCAGCCCTGGCCATGGTCTACCTGGGAGCTAAAGGAGACACTGCAGCTCAGATGGCTCAG GCCCTCTCATTCAGATCAGGTGAAGGCGTCCATGCAGACTTCCAGAAACTGAACGCTGACATCAACTCACCATGTGCATCCTACATCCTGAAACTAGCCAACCGTCTTTATGGAGAAAACACTGCCCACTTCCTCCCA GACTTCCTTGAAGCCACACAGAAGTACTACCAGGCAGACCTGAAGGCTGTGGACTTCATCGGAGCTCCAGAGGCGTGCAGAGCAGAGATCAACAGCTGGGTCGAGCAGCAGACAGAAA aTAAGATAAAAGACCTTCTGAAGCCAGGAACAGTCAACGCAGATACCAGACTGGCTCTGGTCAATGCTGTCTACTTCAAGGGCAACTGGAGGAACCCATTTGATGAGGCAAACACCAAAGAGatgccctttaaaatcaaaaag AATGAGACCGTACCAGTCCAGATGATGCACCAGAGGAAGAAGCTTCCCTACAACTACATTCCTGACCATGATTTGCAGATCCTGGAGCTGCCCTATGTGGGTGAGGAGCTCAGCATGTTCATTCTGCTGCCTAAGGAGTCCTCAGACGGCTCAGACCCTCTGCTGAAG CTGGAGAAGGAGCTAACACAGGAGAGGCTGAATGAATGGACCGACAGGAAAAACATGGAAGATGATTCAGAAGTTGTCCTTCACCTGCCAAAGTTCAAGCTGGAGGAAGACTACGAGCTGAATGATCCTCTGGCTAAACTGGGTATGAAGGACGTGTTCTGTTCAGGAAGGGCTGACCTGTCTGGCATGAACGGTGAAGGGAGGCTCTTCCTGTCTACGGTGGCCCACAAGGCCTTTGTGGAGGTTAATGAGGAGGGCACGGAGGCTGCTGCAGCCACAGGTGCTGTGATCAAGCTACTTTGTTATATACCGGACACACACTTCAGAGCAGATCACcccttcctcttcttcatcaGACACAATAAGACCAAGTCCATCCTGTTCTTTGGCAGATTCTCATCTCCTCAGTAG
- the LOC134615597 gene encoding leukocyte elastase inhibitor-like produces the protein MSAVSSSNTAFALELFRTVSQTNPAGNSFVSPLSISSALAMVYLGAKGDTAAQMAQALSFSSGEGVHADFQKLNADINSPSASYILKLANRLYGENTAHFLPDFLEATQKYYQADLKAVDFIGAPEACRAEINSWVEQQTENKIKDLLKPGTVNADTRLALVNAVYFKGNWRNPFDEANTKEMPFKIKKNETVPVQMMYQKKKLPYNYIADHDLQILELPYVGEELSMFILLPKESSDSSDPLLKLEKELTQERLNEWTDRKSMNSYSEVVLHLPKFKLEEDYELNDPLAKLGMKDVFCAGKADLSGMNGEGRLFLSTVAHKAFVEVNEEGTEAAAATGAMISACCYIPDTPFTADHPFLFFIRHNKTKSILFFGRFSSPQ, from the exons ATGTCCGCCGTCAGCAGCTCAAACACAGCTTTTGCCTTGGAGCTGTTCCGCACTGTGAGCCAGACAAACCCTGCTGGGAACAGCTTTGTCTCTCCTCTGAGCATCAGCTCAGCCCTGGCCATGGTCTACCTGGGAGCTAAAGGAGACACTGCAGCTCAGATGGCTCAG GCCCTCTCATTCAGCTCAGGTGAAGGCGTCCATGCAGACTTCCAGAAACTGAACGCTGACATCAACTCACCATCTGCATCCTACATCCTGAAACTAGCCAACCGTCTTTATGGAGAAAACACTGCCCACTTCCTCCCA GACTTCCTTGAAGCCACACAGAAGTACTACCAGGCAGACCTGAAGGCTGTGGACTTCATCGGAGCTCCAGAGGCGTGCAGAGCAGAGATCAACAGCTGGGTCGAGCAGCAGACAGAAA aTAAGATAAAAGACCTTCTGAAGCCAGGAACAGTCAACGCAGATACCAGACTGGCTCTGGTTAATGCTGTCTACTTCAAGGGCAACTGGAGGAACCCATTTGATGAGGCAAACACCAAAGAGatgccctttaaaatcaaaaag AATGAGACCGTACCAGTCCAGATGATGTACCAGAAGAAGAAGCTTCCCTACAACTACATTGCTGACCATGATTTGCAGATCCTGGAGCTGCCCTATGTGGGTGAGGAGCTCAGCATGTTCATTCTGCTGCCTAAGGAGTCCTCAGACAGCTCAGACCCTCTGCTGAAG CTGGAGAAGGAGCTAACACAGGAGAGGCTGAATGAATGGACCGACAGGAAAAGCATGAACAGCTATTCAGAAGTTGTCCTTCACCTGCCAAAGTTCAAGCTGGAGGAAGACTACGAGCTGAATGATCCTCTGGCTAAACTGGGTATGAAGGACGTGTTCTGTGCAGGAAAAGCTGACCTGTCTGGCATGAACGGTGAAGGGAGGCTCTTCCTGTCTACGGTGGCCCACAAGGCCTTTGTGGAGGTGAACGAGGAGGGCACAGAGGCCGCTGCAGCCACAGGTGCTATGATCAGCGCTTGTTGTTATATACCGGACACGCCCTTCACAGCAGATCACcccttcctcttcttcatcaGACACAATAAGACCAAGTCCATCCTGTTCTTTGGCAGATTCTCATCTCCTCAGTAG
- the LOC134615598 gene encoding leukocyte elastase inhibitor-like — protein MSAVNSSNTAFALELFGTLSQTNPAGNIFVSPLSIISALAMVYLGAKGNTAAQMAQALSFRSGEGVHADFQKLNADINSPSASYILKLANRLYGENTAHFLPDFLEATQKYYQADLRAVDFIGAPEACRAEINSWVEQQTENKIKDLLKPGTVNADTRLVLVNAVYFKGNWMNRFEEANTKEMPFKIRQNETVPVQMMYQKKKLPYNYIADHDLQILALPYVGEELSMFILLPKESSDSSDPLLKLEKELTQERLNEWTDRKNMEVDSEVVLHLPKFKLEEDYELNEPLAKLGMKDVFCAGKADLSGMNGEAGLFLSTVAHKAFVKVNEEGTEAAAATGAVVMLESFIADTPFTADHPFLFFIRHNETKSILFFGRFSSPQ, from the exons ATGTCCGCCGTCAACAGCTCAAACACAGCCTTTGCCTTGGAGCTGTTCGGCACTCTGAGCCAGACAAACCCTGCTGGGAACATCTTTGTCTCTCCTCTGAGCATCATCTCAGCCCTGGCCATGGTCTACCTGGGAGCTAAAGGAAACACTGCAGCTCAGATGGCTCAG GCCCTCTCATTCAGATCAGGTGAAGGCGTCCATGCAGACTTCCAGAAACTGAACGCTGACATCAACTCACCATCTGCATCCTACATCCTGAAACTAGCCAACCGTCTTTATGGCGAAAACACTGCCCACTTCCTCCCA GACTTCCTTGAAGCCACACAGAAGTACTACCAGGCAGACCTGAGGGCTGTGGACTTCATCGGAGCTCCAGAGGCGTGCAGAGCAGAGATCAACAGCTGGGTCGAGCAGCAGACGGAAA aTAAGATAAAAGACCTTCTGAAGCCAGGAACAGTCAACGCAGATACCAGACTGGTTCTGGTCAATGCTGTCTACTTCAAGGGAAACTGGATGAACAGATTTGAGGAGGCAAACACCAAAGAGATGCCCTTTAAAATCAGACAG AATGAGACCGTACCAGTCCAGATGATGTACCAGAAGAAGAAGCTTCCCTACAACTACATTGCCGACCATGATTTGCAGATCCTGGCGCTGCCCTATGTGGGTGAGGAGCTCAGCATGTTCATTCTGCTGCCTAAGGAGTCCTCAGACAGCTCAGACCCTCTGCTAAAG CTGGAGAAGGAGCTAACACAGGAGAGGCTGAATGAATGGACCGACAGGAAAAACATGGAAGTTGATTCAGAAGTTGTCCTTCACCTGCCAAAGTTCAAGCTGGAGGAAGACTACGAGCTGAATGAACCTCTGGCTAAACTGGGTATGAAGGACGTGTTCTGTGCAGGAAAGGCTGACCTGTCTGGCATGAACGGTGAAGCTGGGCTCTTCCTTTCTACGGTGGCCCACAAGGCCTTTGTGAAGGTGAACGAGGAGGGCACGGAGGCCGCTGCAGCCACAGGTGCTGTGGTCATGCTGGAAAGTTTTATAGCAGACACGCCCTTCACAGCAGATCACcccttcctcttcttcatcaGACACAATGAGACCAAGTCCATCCTGTTCTTTGGCAGATTCTCATCTCCTCAGTAA
- the LOC134647075 gene encoding leukocyte elastase inhibitor-like has protein sequence MSAVGSSNTAFALELFRTLSQANSAGNIFVSPLSISSALAMVYLGAKGNTAAQMAQALSFSSGEGVHADFQKLNADNSPSASYILKLANRLYGENTAHFLPDFLEATHKYYLADLKAVDFIGAPEACRAEINSWVEQQTENKIKDLLKPGTVNKDTRLVLVNAVYFKGNWMNRFEEANTKEMPFKIRQNETVPVQMMYQKKKLPYNYIADHDLQILELPYVGEELSMFILLPKESSDSLLKLEKELTQERLNEWTDRKNMEVDSEVVLHLPKFKLEEDYELNEPLAKLGMKDVFCAGKADLSGMNGEAGLFLSTVAHKAFAEVNEEGTEAAAATGAVIKLESFIADTHFTADHPFLFFIRHNETKSMLFFGRFSSPQ, from the exons ATGTCCGCCGTTGGCAGCTCAAACACAGCCTTTGCCTTGGAGCTGTTCCGCACTCTGAGCCAGGCAAACTCTGCCGGGAACATCTTTGTCTCTCCTCTGAGCATCAGCTCAGCCCTGGCCATGGTCTACCTGGGAGCTAAAGGAAACACTGCAGCTCAGATGGCTCAG GCCCTCTCATTCAGCTCAGGTGAAGGCGTCCATGCAGACTTCCAGAAACTGAACGCTGACAACTCACCATCTGCATCCTACATCCTGAAACTAGCCAACCGTCTTTATGGAGAAAACACTGCCCACTTCCTCCCA GACTTCCTTGAAGCCACACATAAGTACTACCTGGCAGACCTAAAGGCTGTGGACTTCATCGGAGCTCCAGAGGCGTGCAGAGCAGAGATCAACAGCTGGGTCGAGCAGCAGACAGAAA aTAAGATAAAAGACCTTCTGAAGCCAGGAACAGTCAACAAAGATACCAGACTAGTTCTGGTCAATGCTGTCTACTTCAAGGGCAACTGGATGAACAGATTTGAGGAGGCAAACACCAAAGAGATGCCCTTTAAAATCAGACAG AATGAGACCGTACCAGTCCAGATGATGTACCAGAAGAAGAAGCTTCCCTACAACTACATTGCTGACCATGATTTGCAGATCCTGGAGCTGCCCTATGTGGGTGAGGAGCTCAGCATGTTCATTCTGCTGCCTAAGGAGTCCTCAGACTCTCTGCTGAAG CTGGAGAAGGAGCTAACACAGGAGAGGCTGAATGAATGGACCGACAGGAAAAACATGGAAGTTGATTCAGAAGTTGTCCTTCACCTGCCAAAGTTCAAGCTGGAGGAAGACTACGAGCTGAATGAACCTCTGGCTAAACTGGGTATGAAGGACGTGTTCTGTGCAGGAAAAGCTGACCTGTCTGGCATGAACGGTGAAGCTGGGCTCTTCCTTTCTACGGTGGCCCACAAGGCCTTCGCGGAGGTGAACGAGGAGGGCACGGAGGCCGCTGCAGCCACAGGTGCTGTGATCAAGCTGGAAAGTTTTATAGCAGACACGCACTTCACAGCAGATCACcccttcctcttcttcatcaGACACAATGAGACCAAGTCCATGCTGTTCTTTGGCAGATTCTCATCTCCTCAGTAA